The following coding sequences lie in one Lelliottia jeotgali genomic window:
- a CDS encoding Nitrogen regulatory protein P-II has protein sequence MKKIDAIIKPFKLDDVREALAEVGITGMTVTEVKGFGRQKGHTELYRGAEYMVDFLPKVKIEIVVTDDIVDTCVDTIIRTAQTGKIGDGKIFVFDVARVIRIRTGEEDDAAI, from the coding sequence ATGAAAAAGATTGATGCGATTATTAAACCTTTCAAACTGGATGATGTGCGTGAAGCGCTGGCGGAAGTCGGTATCACCGGGATGACCGTCACGGAAGTGAAAGGCTTTGGTCGCCAGAAAGGTCATACCGAGTTGTACCGTGGCGCAGAGTACATGGTGGATTTCCTGCCGAAAGTGAAAATCGAAATTGTGGTGACTGACGATATCGTCGATACCTGCGTGGATACCATTATCCGCACGGCGCAGACCGGTAAAATTGGTGACGGCAAGATCTTCGTCTTTGACGTGGCGCGCGTCATCCGTATTCGTACGGGTGAAGAAGACGACGCGGCGATTTAA
- a CDS encoding Inner membrane protein YphA, whose product MNTLRYFDFGQSRSLVLLIARIAVVVLFIIFGLPKITGFDGTVQYMTSLGAPMPMLAAIIAVIMEVPAAILIVLGFYTRPLAVLFVFYTLGTAVIGHHYWDMSGDAVMPNMINFYKNVSIAGAFLLLAVTGPGAISIDRR is encoded by the coding sequence ATGAACACTCTACGCTATTTCGATTTCGGTCAGTCCCGCTCGCTGGTTCTGCTGATTGCACGTATCGCGGTTGTTGTGTTGTTTATTATTTTTGGACTTCCAAAAATAACCGGGTTTGATGGAACAGTGCAGTATATGACGTCGCTCGGCGCACCGATGCCAATGCTGGCGGCGATTATTGCGGTGATCATGGAAGTGCCCGCCGCGATTTTGATTGTGCTCGGTTTCTACACCCGACCGCTGGCAGTGTTATTTGTCTTCTATACCCTGGGGACGGCGGTGATTGGCCACCACTACTGGGATATGAGTGGCGATGCGGTGATGCCGAACATGATTAACTTCTACAAGAATGTGAGTATTGCCGGGGCGTTTCTGTTACTGGCCGTGACCGGGCCGGGGGCGATATCGATCGACCGTCGCTAA
- a CDS encoding Flavohemoprotein (Hemoglobin-like protein) (Flavohemoglobin) (Nitric oxide dioxygenase), whose translation MLDAQTIATVKATIPLLVETGPKLTAHFYDRMFAHNPELKEIFNMSNQRNGDQREALFNAIAAYASNIENLAALLPAVEKIAQKHTSFQIKPEQYDIVGGHLLATLDEMFSPGQEVLDAWGKAYGVLAGVFINREAQIYSEHATKNGGWEGTRAFRIVEKTPRSALITSFEFEPVDGQPVADYQPGQYLGVWLKPEGFPHQEIRQYSLTRKANGKGYRIAVKREDGGQVSSWLHNHAVVGDVVHLAAPAGDFFMAVEANTPVTLISAGVGQTPMLAMLDTLAAANHSAQVNWFHAAENGQVHAFADEVKTLGATLPHFASHVWFNQPESGDRFDSAGLMDLRTQEGLFSDPAMQFYLCGPVGFMQFAAKQLVELGVNAEQIHYECFGPHKVL comes from the coding sequence ATGTTAGACGCTCAAACCATCGCTACAGTGAAAGCTACCATTCCCCTGCTGGTCGAAACTGGACCTAAACTCACCGCCCATTTTTACGATCGCATGTTCGCGCACAACCCGGAGCTCAAAGAGATTTTCAATATGAGCAACCAGCGCAACGGCGATCAGCGCGAAGCCCTGTTTAACGCCATCGCCGCGTATGCCAGCAATATTGAAAACCTGGCCGCGCTGCTGCCTGCCGTCGAGAAAATCGCCCAGAAGCACACCAGCTTCCAGATTAAACCGGAGCAATATGACATCGTCGGCGGGCACCTGCTGGCGACGCTGGACGAGATGTTCAGCCCAGGCCAGGAGGTGCTTGACGCCTGGGGCAAAGCCTACGGCGTGCTGGCGGGTGTGTTCATCAATCGTGAAGCGCAGATTTACAGCGAACACGCCACGAAAAACGGAGGCTGGGAAGGTACGCGCGCATTCCGTATCGTCGAAAAAACTCCGCGCAGTGCGCTTATTACTAGCTTTGAATTTGAGCCGGTGGACGGACAGCCGGTCGCGGATTATCAGCCGGGCCAGTATCTCGGCGTGTGGCTGAAGCCTGAAGGCTTTCCACATCAGGAAATTCGTCAATATTCACTCACCCGTAAAGCGAATGGCAAAGGCTATCGTATTGCGGTGAAACGTGAAGACGGCGGTCAGGTTTCGAGCTGGCTGCATAATCATGCTGTCGTCGGGGATGTGGTTCATCTGGCTGCACCTGCGGGTGATTTCTTTATGGCGGTAGAGGCGAACACTCCGGTGACGCTGATTTCCGCGGGTGTTGGTCAAACGCCGATGCTGGCTATGCTGGATACCCTCGCAGCGGCTAACCACAGCGCGCAGGTCAACTGGTTCCACGCGGCAGAAAACGGCCAGGTGCATGCTTTTGCTGATGAAGTGAAGACCCTGGGTGCCACGCTGCCGCACTTTGCTTCGCATGTCTGGTTTAATCAACCCGAAAGCGGAGACCGGTTTGATAGCGCAGGGCTGATGGATTTACGCACTCAGGAAGGGTTGTTCAGCGATCCGGCGATGCAGTTTTATCTTTGCGGTCCGGTCGGGTTTATGCAGTTTGCGGCGAAGCAGCTGGTTGAGCTGGGTGTGAACGCAGAGCAGATTCATTACGAATGCTTTGGTCCGCATAAGGTGCTGTAA
- a CDS encoding sensory histidine kinase YfhA, with translation MTIRKPAHLLLVDDDPGLLKLLGMRLVSEGYSVVTAESGAEGLKALGREKVDLVISDLRMDEMDGMQLFVEIQKLQPGMPVIILTAHGSIPDAVAATQQGVFSFLTKPVDKDALYKAIDDALEHSAPSVDEKWRESIVTRSPIMLRLLEQARMVAQSDVSLLINGQSGTGKEILAQAIHNASPRSKNAFIAINCGALPEQLLESELFGHARGAFTGAVSSREGLFQAAEGGTLFLDEIGDMPVPLQVKLLRVLQERKVRPLGSNRDIDINVRIISATHRDLPKAMERKEFREDLYYRLNVVNLKIPALAERSEDIPLLANHLLRQSADRHKPFVRAFSTDAMKRLMTASWPGNVRQLVNVIEQCVALTSSPVISDALVDQALEGENTALPTFVEARNQFELNYLRKLLQITKGNVTHAARMAGRNRTEFYKLLSRHELEANDFKE, from the coding sequence ATGACAATCCGCAAACCTGCCCATCTCCTGCTGGTCGACGACGACCCCGGCCTGTTAAAGCTGTTGGGAATGCGTCTGGTCAGCGAAGGTTACAGCGTGGTTACCGCCGAAAGTGGCGCGGAAGGGCTGAAAGCACTGGGACGCGAGAAAGTCGATCTGGTGATAAGCGACCTGCGCATGGATGAAATGGACGGGATGCAGCTGTTTGTCGAAATCCAGAAGCTGCAGCCCGGAATGCCGGTGATTATCCTGACCGCCCACGGCTCAATCCCGGATGCGGTTGCGGCCACTCAGCAGGGCGTATTCAGCTTCTTGACCAAACCGGTGGACAAAGACGCACTGTACAAAGCCATCGATGATGCGCTGGAACACTCCGCTCCGTCGGTGGATGAGAAGTGGCGTGAATCGATTGTTACCCGCAGCCCGATAATGCTGCGTCTGCTTGAGCAGGCGCGAATGGTCGCCCAGTCAGACGTCAGCCTGCTGATTAACGGCCAGAGCGGCACCGGGAAAGAGATTCTGGCGCAGGCAATCCACAACGCCAGCCCGCGCAGTAAAAATGCGTTTATTGCTATCAACTGCGGGGCGTTGCCGGAACAATTGCTGGAGTCAGAGCTGTTTGGTCATGCGCGCGGAGCCTTTACCGGCGCGGTCAGCAGCCGGGAAGGGCTGTTCCAGGCGGCAGAAGGCGGCACGCTGTTCCTCGATGAGATTGGCGACATGCCCGTGCCGTTGCAGGTCAAACTGCTGCGCGTGTTGCAGGAGCGTAAAGTGCGCCCGCTCGGCAGCAACCGGGATATCGACATCAACGTACGCATCATTTCCGCAACGCACCGCGATCTGCCGAAAGCGATGGAGCGCAAAGAGTTCCGCGAAGATCTCTACTACCGCCTGAACGTGGTGAACCTGAAAATCCCGGCACTCGCCGAGCGTTCAGAAGATATTCCGCTGCTGGCGAACCATCTTTTGCGCCAGTCGGCGGATCGCCACAAACCCTTCGTGCGCGCGTTCTCCACCGATGCGATGAAGCGCCTGATGACCGCCAGTTGGCCGGGCAACGTGCGCCAGCTGGTGAACGTGATCGAGCAGTGCGTGGCGCTCACCTCTTCGCCGGTGATCAGCGATGCGCTGGTGGATCAGGCGCTGGAGGGCGAAAACACGGCGCTGCCGACCTTCGTCGAAGCGCGTAACCAGTTCGAACTCAACTATCTGCGCAAGCTGCTGCAAATAACCAAAGGCAACGTCACCCACGCCGCGCGCATGGCCGGGCGTAACCGCACCGAGTTCTACAAACTGCTGTCGCGACACGAGCTGGAAGCGAACGATTTTAAAGAGTAG
- a CDS encoding N-acetylglucosamine-regulated outer membrane porin, whose product MHYFRLYALLATLLASVPVILFPAPATASGFVDDSHLTGGIYYSQRYRDKRDMTVGSEDYGHYVEDLHHSTFNANLDFTSGYAADLIGLDVAGFAAANLATGSAAHPNEISLSSAHQRWGEDWSGDKGGFNLYKAALKMKYDDYWMRAGYIQPSGQTLLAVHWGFVPGAYQGAEIGGNWDFGEHGALSSSYLWSDKYKAPWYTEMYEFRAADNTTKINYVHSLGLRYDFKNKLVLEASMAQAADFMDQYFGKVSYSFPVAGNDLRMSYQFYGAKDKVGDNTIAAYGSVNDEYDGLAWLQGIMLGYTVDTLDFRLEAQTVKAEGNQGFFLQRITPAYASSNGRLDIWWDAASDFDANGETSVFAGVTYDLKNYDLPGWAIGAGYAYGWNGKPCTTCTVNGELADQSQRIDESAWTFNIAHTVQTGRLKGTLFNLHYINYDNHGSNPNYSGGYNNMFQDEIDIKFNVIAPFTIF is encoded by the coding sequence ATGCACTATTTTCGCCTTTACGCGCTGCTTGCCACTCTGCTGGCAAGCGTGCCTGTCATTCTATTTCCTGCCCCTGCCACCGCGTCCGGCTTCGTTGATGATTCTCATCTCACCGGCGGAATTTATTATTCCCAGCGCTATCGCGACAAGCGCGACATGACCGTCGGCAGCGAGGATTACGGGCATTACGTGGAAGATCTTCACCATTCGACCTTTAACGCCAATCTCGATTTCACCTCCGGTTACGCGGCGGACCTGATTGGCCTCGACGTGGCCGGTTTTGCCGCCGCCAACCTTGCCACCGGCAGTGCGGCGCATCCGAATGAAATTAGCCTGAGCTCTGCACATCAGCGCTGGGGAGAGGACTGGTCCGGCGATAAGGGCGGTTTTAACCTCTACAAAGCGGCGCTGAAAATGAAATATGACGATTACTGGATGCGCGCAGGTTACATCCAGCCGTCCGGCCAGACGCTGCTTGCCGTCCACTGGGGATTTGTGCCCGGTGCTTATCAGGGGGCTGAAATCGGCGGCAACTGGGATTTTGGCGAGCACGGCGCGCTATCCAGTTCGTACCTGTGGTCGGATAAATACAAAGCCCCGTGGTACACGGAGATGTACGAGTTCCGCGCGGCGGATAACACCACCAAAATCAATTACGTTCACTCTCTTGGGCTGCGTTACGACTTCAAAAATAAACTGGTGCTGGAGGCTTCGATGGCTCAGGCAGCTGATTTTATGGATCAGTATTTCGGCAAAGTGTCGTACAGCTTCCCGGTGGCCGGCAACGACTTGCGCATGAGTTATCAGTTTTACGGCGCAAAAGACAAAGTGGGCGATAACACCATCGCCGCCTATGGTTCCGTCAACGACGAATATGACGGGTTAGCCTGGCTGCAGGGCATCATGCTCGGCTATACCGTGGATACGCTGGATTTCCGCCTCGAAGCGCAGACCGTAAAAGCCGAAGGTAACCAGGGCTTCTTCCTGCAACGTATCACCCCGGCTTATGCCAGCTCCAACGGACGACTGGATATCTGGTGGGATGCGGCATCCGACTTTGATGCCAACGGTGAAACCTCTGTCTTCGCCGGTGTGACCTATGACCTGAAAAATTACGATCTGCCCGGCTGGGCGATTGGCGCAGGTTATGCCTACGGCTGGAACGGTAAACCCTGCACTACCTGTACCGTGAACGGAGAGCTTGCCGATCAGAGTCAGCGCATCGATGAATCTGCCTGGACCTTCAATATCGCCCACACGGTGCAGACCGGCCGCCTGAAAGGCACGCTGTTTAATCTGCACTACATCAACTACGACAACCACGGCAGTAACCCCAACTACAGCGGCGGCTACAACAACATGTTCCAGGACGAAATCGACATTAAATTCAATGTGATTGCGCCATTTACGATTTTTTAA
- a CDS encoding alpha helix protein produces MKLSLVSMSHVFFRALSATFSSKILRLGLPCLLLAGCASHAPKSAISDKQDDKYPEHQLADFLSTDCNNIWQLSGHDVESNPLFWLRGMDCADRLSPAAARAQAHLWADDTWQDTFKRGILLANAKINPLERRTNTTRMDALSPQIPAQIRPLYQLWRDGQVLQLQLAEERSRYSKLQQSADGELDTLRQQQQYLRSQLDTTTRKLENLTDIERQLSTRKPTSSYLPDSSKGNAQPAKTPEQESETSKQEDVKP; encoded by the coding sequence ATGAAGCTAAGTCTGGTGAGTATGTCACACGTCTTTTTCCGCGCATTAAGCGCGACGTTTTCCAGCAAAATCTTACGTTTAGGTCTGCCATGTCTGCTGCTGGCGGGCTGCGCTTCGCATGCGCCAAAAAGTGCCATCAGCGACAAACAAGACGATAAATATCCTGAACATCAACTGGCTGATTTCTTATCGACCGACTGCAATAATATCTGGCAGCTAAGCGGTCATGATGTCGAATCGAACCCGCTGTTCTGGTTGCGCGGTATGGATTGCGCCGATCGTCTCTCTCCGGCGGCTGCCCGCGCTCAGGCACATTTATGGGCCGACGATACCTGGCAGGACACCTTCAAGCGCGGAATTTTACTGGCCAATGCCAAAATCAATCCGCTGGAGCGCCGCACCAATACCACGCGAATGGATGCGCTCAGCCCGCAAATCCCCGCGCAAATTCGCCCGCTGTATCAGCTGTGGCGCGACGGACAAGTTCTGCAACTGCAGCTCGCTGAAGAGCGCTCGCGCTACAGCAAGCTGCAACAGTCTGCGGACGGCGAGCTGGATACCCTGCGCCAGCAGCAGCAATATCTACGTTCCCAGCTTGATACCACCACCCGCAAGCTTGAAAACCTGACGGATATCGAACGCCAGCTCTCCACGCGCAAGCCAACCAGCAGCTATTTACCTGATAGCTCGAAGGGCAATGCGCAGCCTGCTAAAACGCCAGAGCAGGAGAGCGAAACGTCGAAACAAGAGGATGTGAAGCCATGA
- a CDS encoding sensor-like histidine kinase YfhK, whose protein sequence is MKRWSIFPRSLRQLVMMAFLLILLPLLVLAWQAWQSLNALSAQAAQTNRTTLVDARRSEAMTNAALEMERSYRQYCVLDDRTLAKVYQNQRKRYSEMLDAHAGVLPDDKLYQALRQDLNDLGQLQCKNSGPDEVATAKLEAFASANTEMVQSTRAVISSRGLQLQQEIAERGQFFGWQALVLFLVSLGLVLLFTRMIIGPVKGIERMINRLGEGKSLGNSVVFKGPRELRSVGQRIIWLSERLQWLESQRHQFLRHISHELKTPLASMREGTELLADEVAGPLTTEQKEIVEILDDSSRNLQKLIEQLLDYNRKLADGAVELEKVEIEPLVDMVLSAHSLPARAKMMHTELELTEPVCFAEPMLLMSVLDNLYSNAVHYGTESGNIYIRSFTHNSRVCIDVANTGSPIPVDEQKMIFEPFFQGSHQRKGAVKGSGLGLSIARDCIRRMHGELYISHDDRADVCFRIELPLEPEKSMK, encoded by the coding sequence TTGAAACGCTGGTCAATTTTCCCTCGCTCCCTGCGACAGCTCGTTATGATGGCATTCTTGCTGATCCTGTTACCGCTGCTGGTTCTGGCCTGGCAGGCGTGGCAGAGCCTCAACGCGCTCAGCGCCCAGGCGGCACAGACGAACCGCACCACGCTGGTCGATGCCCGCCGCAGCGAGGCAATGACCAACGCCGCGCTGGAGATGGAGCGCAGCTATCGTCAGTACTGCGTGCTCGACGACCGCACGCTGGCGAAGGTCTATCAGAATCAGCGCAAACGCTACAGTGAAATGCTGGACGCCCACGCGGGCGTGCTTCCCGATGACAAACTCTATCAGGCGCTGCGCCAGGATCTGAACGACCTGGGGCAGCTGCAGTGCAAAAACAGCGGCCCGGATGAGGTCGCCACCGCTAAGCTCGAAGCCTTTGCCAGCGCCAATACCGAAATGGTGCAATCCACGCGCGCAGTGATTTCATCCCGCGGGCTGCAACTCCAGCAGGAGATCGCCGAGCGCGGCCAGTTCTTTGGCTGGCAGGCGCTAGTGCTGTTTCTGGTCAGCCTTGGACTGGTGCTGCTTTTCACCCGCATGATCATCGGCCCGGTGAAGGGTATTGAGCGAATGATCAATCGTCTGGGGGAGGGCAAATCTCTCGGTAACTCCGTGGTGTTCAAAGGCCCGCGCGAGCTGCGCTCTGTCGGGCAACGCATCATCTGGCTCTCCGAGCGTTTGCAGTGGCTTGAATCTCAGCGCCACCAGTTTTTACGTCACATTTCCCATGAGCTGAAAACGCCGCTCGCCAGTATGCGCGAAGGCACCGAGCTGCTGGCCGATGAAGTGGCGGGGCCGTTAACCACCGAGCAAAAAGAGATCGTCGAGATTCTGGATGACAGCAGCCGCAACCTGCAAAAGCTGATTGAACAACTGCTAGATTACAACCGCAAACTGGCTGACGGTGCCGTTGAGCTGGAAAAAGTGGAGATAGAACCGCTGGTCGATATGGTGCTCTCCGCCCACAGCCTGCCTGCGCGAGCTAAAATGATGCATACCGAACTGGAACTCACTGAGCCAGTCTGCTTTGCAGAACCTATGCTATTAATGAGTGTGCTGGATAATCTTTATTCCAATGCGGTGCACTATGGTACTGAATCCGGTAACATTTATATTCGCAGTTTTACCCACAATTCACGGGTCTGTATCGACGTCGCCAACACCGGTAGTCCGATTCCGGTTGACGAGCAGAAGATGATTTTTGAGCCCTTTTTCCAGGGAAGTCATCAGCGAAAAGGTGCGGTAAAAGGGAGTGGTTTGGGCTTAAGCATTGCCCGCGATTGCATACGGCGGATGCACGGGGAGCTCTATATCTCCCATGACGACCGAGCTGACGTCTGTTTTCGTATTGAGCTACCCCTTGAGCCGGAAAAATCAATGAAATGA
- a CDS encoding Serine hydroxymethyltransferase, whose product MLKREMNIADYDAELWQAMEQEKVRQEEHIELIASENYTSPRVMQAQGSQLTNKYAEGYPGKRYYGGCEYVDIVEQLAIDRAKELFGADYANVQPHSGSQANFAVYTALLQPGDTVLGMNLAQGGHLTHGSPVNFSGKLYNIIPYGIDESGKIDYEDMAKQAQTHKPKMIIGGFSAYSGVVDWAKMREIADSIGAYLFVDMAHVAGLIAAGVYPNPVPHAHVVTTTTHKTLAGPRGGLILAKGGDEDLYKKLNSAVFPSAQGGPLMHVIAAKAVALKEAMEPEFKVYQQQVAKNAKAMVEVFLNRGYKVVSGGTENHLFLLDLVDKNLTGKEADAALGRANITVNKNSVPNDPKSPFVTSGIRIGSPAVTRRGFKEAEVKELAGWMCDVLDNINDEAVIERIKGKVLDICARFPVYA is encoded by the coding sequence ATGTTAAAGCGTGAAATGAACATTGCCGATTATGATGCCGAACTGTGGCAGGCTATGGAGCAGGAAAAAGTACGTCAGGAAGAGCACATCGAACTGATCGCCTCCGAGAACTACACCAGCCCGCGCGTCATGCAGGCGCAGGGTTCTCAGCTGACCAACAAATATGCAGAAGGTTACCCGGGCAAGCGCTACTACGGCGGTTGCGAGTACGTTGATATCGTTGAACAACTGGCGATTGACCGTGCAAAAGAGCTGTTCGGCGCAGACTACGCGAACGTTCAGCCGCACTCTGGTTCTCAGGCTAACTTCGCGGTTTACACCGCGCTGCTGCAGCCGGGCGATACCGTTCTCGGTATGAACCTGGCGCAGGGCGGTCACTTGACTCACGGTTCCCCGGTTAACTTCTCCGGTAAACTGTACAACATCATCCCTTACGGTATTGATGAGTCCGGTAAAATTGACTACGAAGACATGGCGAAGCAGGCACAGACCCACAAACCGAAGATGATCATCGGTGGTTTCTCTGCTTACTCCGGCGTGGTTGACTGGGCCAAAATGCGTGAAATCGCAGACAGCATCGGCGCATACCTGTTCGTGGATATGGCACACGTTGCCGGTCTGATCGCGGCAGGCGTTTACCCGAACCCGGTTCCACACGCGCACGTCGTGACCACCACCACCCACAAAACCCTGGCGGGTCCGCGCGGCGGCCTGATCCTGGCGAAAGGCGGTGACGAAGATCTGTATAAGAAACTGAACTCTGCTGTGTTCCCAAGCGCACAGGGCGGCCCGCTGATGCACGTCATCGCGGCTAAAGCTGTCGCGCTGAAAGAAGCGATGGAGCCAGAGTTCAAAGTTTACCAGCAGCAGGTTGCCAAAAACGCCAAAGCGATGGTGGAAGTGTTCCTGAACCGCGGCTACAAAGTGGTTTCTGGCGGCACTGAGAACCACCTGTTCCTGCTGGATCTGGTGGACAAAAACCTGACCGGTAAAGAAGCAGATGCTGCGCTTGGCCGTGCCAACATCACCGTGAACAAAAACAGCGTACCTAACGATCCTAAGAGCCCGTTTGTGACGTCCGGTATCCGTATCGGTTCTCCGGCTGTGACTCGCCGCGGTTTCAAAGAAGCCGAAGTGAAAGAGCTGGCTGGCTGGATGTGTGATGTTCTCGACAACATCAACGACGAAGCGGTTATTGAACGTATCAAAGGTAAAGTGCTGGATATCTGCGCACGTTTCCCTGTGTACGCGTAA